Part of the Bacillus sp. THAF10 genome is shown below.
TCATCGGAAATGGAATATGTGCCGACATTCACTTCCAAGCGGTTATCGTTTTCCTCCCGATATTTCGTCCATAAGTCTGTGGCAGTTAAATCAGGAACTAACGGTTCTCGTAATGGAAAATTTAAATGAACCGGACCATATGGCGCACTCAGCGATGTTCCGACTGCTCTGGAAGACATCGTCCGTGCATAGCGAATCATGCTTGGCGTATCCATTGGAAGTGACATTTCTACAAACCATTTCACATAATCACCATACATTTTCACTTGATCAATCGCCTGTGGTGCACCAACATCTCTAAGTTCATGAGGTCGATCTGCGGTTAGAACGACTAAGGGTATTCTTGACTGATAAGCCTCTACGATAGCTGGATAATAATTAGTAGCAGCAGTTCCTGAAGTGCATAAAATGGCCACTGGCTTATTGGTTGTTTTTGCAAGTCCAAGTGCATAAAAGGATGCTGAACGCTCATCCACTAATACCGTTACATTCAGTTCAGGATGCTCTGCCATCAACAAAGCAAGCGGAGTGGAGCGGGATCCAGGACTAATAACGGCCTCTTTCATCCCGCTTTTTACCAATTCATCCACAAATGCTGCAAGATAATAGGTCAAATCGTTGGATGCATTCATTATGTTGTACTGCCTCCTAGAGCTGATAGCATTGGTTTGAATTTCATCTGAGTTTCTCGGTATTCACTCTCCGGATCAGAATCACCAACAATTCCACAGCCTGCAAATAAAGATGCCTCTCTGCCTTGTAGTAAACCAGATCGAATGGCAACGATAAATTCTCCATCTTGGTTTGCGTCCATCCATCCCATCGGACCAGCATACCAACCTCTATCTAATTTTTCTACTTCCCTAATGGTTTCTAGTGCCACTTCTTGTGGGAAACCTCCAAGAGCGGGTGTAGGATGGAGAAGCTTTACAAAATCGGCAATAGAAGCTCTGTTCGTTTTTGCTTCTACAGGTGTGTGTAAATGCTGTATATGCTTCATTTTATAAAGACTTGGTTCTTCTGGTGTAATCACTTCCTGGCACACTTTTTCCAGGGATTCTTTAATCATTTGCACAACAAGCTCATGTTCATGAAGATTTTTTTCATCATGGAGCAAAGACTGACCTAAATAGTCATCCTCTTGTTTACTTGTTCCACGTGCGATAGAGCCGGCCAAACACATGGACTGTACGTTTTCTCCCTTTTTTTTCACCAATTGTTCCGGTGTGGCACCTAAGAAACAATCCGAGCCCTGTTCGAATGAATAAATATAACTACTTACCTGTTCCTTCAAAAGGTTTTCTACAACAGATACAATGTTGATATTACTATCAAACAACACCCTTAACTCTCTTGCAAGGACCACTTTTTCCATTTCCCCTTCGGTAATCCGTTGCGTTACCTTCGAGATCGATTGCTTCCAATCTGATGGGTCCATTTCAAGACATTTTACGATAGAAGGTGTGGAAGAATTATGTTCTGAGTATCTTTTTAACAATTCCAGTTCCATGTTCATGAAATTTTGAAGCTCTTCCGCTTTACAGTCACTTAAGTAATTGACTGTTAGGAAGGAATCCCCATTTATTCTTGTTAGCATAAAGGTTGGTAATACAAATGCCGCATCTGCAAATTTATTCCATAGGCTGGTCTTTTCTTTTTTAGGATCAAAAGAAAATCCACCAAAAATAACTGGTCCAATCTTACTTGATTCACTCTGACACACGTAACCCTTTGTAAAGCGCTTCCATTCTTTTTCAATCGCATGATAACGATTATCTTCTTCAAAAGCGGTAAATTCTGCTGTTATGCCCGCACCTACTATCGTATGGCTGTGATCAGGGTTACTCCAAAAGAATCGTTGACCTTGAAAATCCCTTTCACTATTTTGGAAAAATGAAAGGGGATTAATTTCCTCTATTTTTTTTGTATAACTAATTAACACACGTTGGTTGATGGATTCCGCTCGTGTTCTTGCTTTCTCCCATAACTCAATCATGTGATCAAATGGTAATGTAATCATGTAAGACTCCCCCCGAGGCCTTGTTACCGCAAGACTGTGTCTCTCGAATAAGCTTCCTTAAAGATACACCTCAAAACCTTTTAATGTCAACAATATGAGCCGTTTTCATTCGTTTTTCTTCCTTATAATAAGCGCATGTAATTTCTTCCTTTTTTTCTCTTGAAAAAAC
Proteins encoded:
- a CDS encoding isochorismate synthase MenF, yielding MITLPFDHMIELWEKARTRAESINQRVLISYTKKIEEINPLSFFQNSERDFQGQRFFWSNPDHSHTIVGAGITAEFTAFEEDNRYHAIEKEWKRFTKGYVCQSESSKIGPVIFGGFSFDPKKEKTSLWNKFADAAFVLPTFMLTRINGDSFLTVNYLSDCKAEELQNFMNMELELLKRYSEHNSSTPSIVKCLEMDPSDWKQSISKVTQRITEGEMEKVVLARELRVLFDSNINIVSVVENLLKEQVSSYIYSFEQGSDCFLGATPEQLVKKKGENVQSMCLAGSIARGTSKQEDDYLGQSLLHDEKNLHEHELVVQMIKESLEKVCQEVITPEEPSLYKMKHIQHLHTPVEAKTNRASIADFVKLLHPTPALGGFPQEVALETIREVEKLDRGWYAGPMGWMDANQDGEFIVAIRSGLLQGREASLFAGCGIVGDSDPESEYRETQMKFKPMLSALGGSTT